One part of the Truepera radiovictrix DSM 17093 genome encodes these proteins:
- a CDS encoding cobalamin-binding protein, translated as MRIVSLLPSASEIVCALGLGEQLVAVSHECDFPPEVQRLPRITSSILPHDLDARAIDEAVCRAVQEGRALYKVDGDLLARLKPDLIVTQGVCDVCAVSVGTVQETLQFLPDVLPAGTQTLSLSGTSVAGVWRDIGRVGAAAGVPERAAALVGELKARWERLARLPKPAPRPRVLMLEWPDPPFYGGHWVPEQVAAAGGEDALGRPGEVSARVTWERLLEADPDVIVMVACGYDLAANRAFAAALYEHPEARTLRAVRRGAVWAADANSFFSRPAPRLVAGAEALAQVLAARDVPGVAERVQVAYSARSR; from the coding sequence GTGCGGATCGTCAGCCTGTTACCTAGCGCCTCGGAGATCGTCTGCGCGCTGGGACTTGGGGAGCAGCTCGTAGCGGTGTCGCACGAGTGCGACTTCCCCCCCGAGGTGCAGCGGCTGCCGCGCATCACGAGCAGCATCTTGCCGCACGACCTAGACGCGCGCGCGATCGACGAGGCGGTCTGTCGCGCGGTGCAGGAGGGGCGGGCGCTCTACAAGGTCGACGGCGACCTCTTGGCGCGCCTCAAGCCCGACCTCATCGTCACCCAAGGGGTGTGCGACGTGTGCGCGGTGAGCGTGGGGACGGTTCAGGAGACGCTGCAGTTTCTCCCCGACGTGCTCCCGGCGGGTACGCAGACGCTGAGCCTTAGCGGGACGAGCGTCGCGGGCGTGTGGCGTGACATCGGGCGCGTCGGGGCGGCGGCGGGCGTGCCGGAGCGGGCGGCGGCGCTTGTGGGCGAGCTTAAAGCGCGGTGGGAGCGCCTAGCGCGCCTCCCCAAACCGGCGCCGCGGCCGCGCGTGCTGATGCTCGAGTGGCCCGACCCGCCCTTTTACGGCGGGCACTGGGTGCCGGAGCAGGTCGCGGCCGCCGGCGGCGAGGACGCGCTGGGGCGCCCCGGCGAGGTCTCCGCGCGCGTCACCTGGGAGCGGTTGCTCGAGGCCGACCCCGACGTGATCGTGATGGTCGCGTGCGGCTACGACCTCGCGGCCAACCGCGCCTTCGCCGCGGCGCTCTACGAGCACCCCGAAGCGCGAACGCTGCGCGCGGTGCGCCGGGGCGCGGTGTGGGCCGCCGACGCCAACAGCTTTTTTAGCCGCCCCGCGCCGCGCCTCGTGGCGGGGGCCGAGGCGCTCGCGCAAGTGCTCGCCGCAAGGGACGTGCCCGGGGTCGCGGAGCGGGTGCAGGTGGCCTATTCGGCGCGCTCGAGGTAG
- a CDS encoding cob(I)yrinic acid a,c-diamide adenosyltransferase — protein sequence MKIYTRTGDGGTTALYGGERVSKDAARVEAYGTVDEANALLGLARAQLGRSPLGGDDDVDALLDALQRTLFEVGTDLATPLSSKYRANLVPLSAADAEELERHIDRLEAELPPLKAFILPGGHPAAASLHLARTVVRRAERRVAGLAHEEAVNPHVGVYLNRLSDLLFVLARFVNVRSQTPETPWRARERPREV from the coding sequence ATGAAGATCTACACCCGCACCGGAGACGGGGGGACGACCGCGCTCTACGGCGGCGAGCGCGTCTCCAAAGACGCCGCCCGCGTCGAGGCGTACGGGACGGTGGACGAGGCGAACGCGCTACTAGGGCTCGCGCGCGCGCAGCTCGGGCGCTCGCCGCTAGGGGGCGACGATGACGTGGACGCGCTCTTAGACGCGCTGCAGCGCACCCTCTTCGAGGTCGGCACCGACCTCGCGACGCCTTTGAGCTCCAAGTACCGCGCCAACCTCGTCCCGCTGAGCGCGGCCGACGCCGAGGAGCTCGAGCGCCACATCGACCGCTTAGAGGCCGAGCTGCCCCCCTTAAAGGCCTTTATCCTCCCCGGTGGGCACCCGGCGGCGGCGAGCTTGCACCTCGCGCGCACGGTCGTGCGCCGCGCCGAACGCCGCGTCGCCGGGCTCGCCCACGAGGAGGCGGTGAACCCGCACGTCGGGGTCTACTTAAACCGCCTTTCTGACCTCCTATTCGTCCTCGCGCGCTTTGTCAACGTACGCTCGCAGACCCCCGAGACCCCGTGGCGCGCGCGGGAGCGCCCGCGGGAGGTGTGA
- a CDS encoding phytoene desaturase family protein: MSAPKTALVLGGGFAGLSAALHLALAGLEVTLVEREPEVGGKAGEFAAGGFRFDLGPSVWTLPEIVTELFARAGETPPVFWPLSPLCRYLYPSGRVWDVFKDAEATTAQLTPHEARAYRRLVREARALYEAAAPTFLFGHAPGPRELLRYALGGGLRAHPGKRLPALLRQFGATGDLEPFFLRFATYFGADPTRAPAVLHNIAWVELGLGVFYPVGGIKGVVRRLAALAEKLGVALHTGVHVERLEVQSGRVAAAHTSAGVFAADVVVSGLDLIRTHRLLGRRSRAERREPSLSGFVLLLGLEGKTPGLAHHNILFPHDYRAEFRAIARGALPADPTLYVSISSKSEVGDAPPGCENWFVLVNAPALPEAAPAGAHGGEGYAEHLLGVLARRGLDVRERVRVRRVLPPAYLARFAHRGAIYGAAPHSLAATLRPKQTLRGVRNLVLANGTVHPGGGIPLALLSGRHAAALVLAGRVRR; encoded by the coding sequence GTGAGCGCCCCTAAAACGGCGCTCGTCTTGGGGGGCGGTTTCGCGGGGCTCTCAGCGGCGCTGCACCTAGCGCTCGCGGGGCTAGAGGTGACGCTCGTGGAGCGGGAGCCCGAGGTCGGCGGCAAGGCGGGGGAGTTTGCGGCGGGCGGGTTTCGCTTCGACCTCGGCCCGAGCGTCTGGACGCTCCCCGAGATCGTTACGGAGCTCTTCGCGCGCGCGGGGGAGACGCCCCCCGTCTTTTGGCCGCTCTCCCCCCTCTGCCGCTACCTCTACCCGTCGGGGCGGGTGTGGGACGTTTTCAAAGACGCCGAGGCGACGACCGCGCAGCTGACGCCCCACGAGGCGCGGGCGTACCGGCGGCTCGTGCGCGAGGCGCGCGCGCTCTACGAGGCGGCGGCCCCCACCTTCCTCTTCGGGCACGCGCCGGGGCCGCGCGAGCTCTTGCGCTACGCCCTTGGCGGGGGGCTAAGAGCGCACCCGGGAAAGCGCCTGCCCGCCCTTTTGCGGCAGTTCGGCGCCACGGGCGACCTCGAGCCCTTCTTTTTGCGCTTTGCGACCTACTTCGGCGCCGACCCCACGCGCGCCCCGGCGGTGCTGCACAACATCGCCTGGGTGGAGCTGGGCTTAGGGGTGTTCTACCCGGTCGGCGGCATCAAGGGGGTGGTGCGGCGCCTCGCGGCGCTCGCCGAGAAGCTGGGGGTGGCGCTGCACACGGGGGTGCACGTCGAGCGCCTCGAGGTGCAAAGCGGGCGCGTCGCGGCGGCGCACACGAGCGCGGGGGTCTTCGCGGCGGACGTGGTGGTCTCCGGGCTCGACCTCATCCGCACGCACCGGCTTTTGGGGAGGCGCTCGCGGGCCGAGCGGCGAGAGCCTTCGCTGTCGGGTTTCGTGCTGCTCTTGGGGCTCGAGGGAAAGACGCCGGGGCTGGCGCACCACAACATCCTCTTCCCGCACGACTACCGCGCCGAATTCCGGGCGATCGCGCGCGGCGCGCTCCCCGCGGACCCGACGCTCTACGTCTCGATCAGCTCGAAGTCGGAGGTCGGCGACGCCCCCCCGGGCTGCGAGAACTGGTTCGTGCTGGTCAACGCCCCCGCCCTCCCCGAGGCCGCGCCCGCTGGGGCGCACGGGGGGGAGGGCTACGCCGAGCACCTCTTGGGCGTCTTGGCGCGGCGCGGCCTGGACGTGCGGGAGCGCGTCCGCGTGCGCCGGGTCTTGCCGCCCGCCTACCTCGCGCGCTTCGCGCACCGCGGCGCCATCTACGGCGCCGCGCCGCACTCGCTCGCGGCCACCCTGCGGCCCAAGCAGACCCTGCGGGGCGTGCGCAACCTCGTGCTGGCGAACGGCACCGTGCACCCGGGGGGCGGGATCCCGCTGGCGCTCCTGTCGGGGCGCCACGCGGCGGCGCTCGTCTTGGCGGGTCGCGTGCGCCGCTAA
- a CDS encoding ATP-binding cassette domain-containing protein — protein sequence MPGKRSGSCWGFSNRPRATRGSSAPTSRGAANRTRVGAVLELSGVPETLTVREHVAHFAAYYPQPLPLGEVVARAGLSGLERRLYGSLSGGQKGRLHLALALVGDPDLLNLDELTTGLDVAPKARPTGSPQRRSRFGLQSPYGARLMRLPGSSWKGSTMDPTPASPDTPPTAPAQRVDRTVIFGSAEVRAAGMHVSGGNLSCVFGSIRLDLREAVLAAPEVKLEFFVLFGGVELRVPASWRVLSDAQPILGSVDEVGVPPALSDASPTLRLSGTVIFGELELERF from the coding sequence CTGCCCGGGAAGCGGTCGGGTTCATGCTGGGGCTTCTCAAACCGACCGCGGGCGACGCGCGGCTCTTCGGCGCCGACTTCTCGGGGCGCGGCGAACCGCACGCGCGTCGGGGCGGTGCTCGAGCTCTCCGGCGTGCCGGAGACGCTCACGGTGCGCGAGCACGTAGCGCACTTTGCCGCCTACTACCCGCAGCCGCTCCCGTTGGGCGAGGTCGTGGCGCGCGCGGGGCTCTCGGGGCTCGAGCGCCGGCTCTACGGGAGTCTTTCGGGCGGGCAGAAGGGGCGGCTGCACCTCGCGCTCGCCCTCGTGGGCGATCCCGACCTGCTAAACCTGGACGAACTGACGACGGGCCTAGACGTCGCCCCAAAGGCCAGACCTACGGGTAGCCCGCAGCGTCGTAGCCGATTTGGCTTACAATCGCCCTACGGGGCGCGGCTCATGAGGCTGCCTGGTAGCAGCTGGAAAGGATCGACGATGGACCCGACCCCCGCCTCACCCGACACCCCGCCCACCGCACCCGCCCAACGCGTCGACCGCACGGTGATCTTCGGCAGCGCCGAGGTGCGCGCTGCGGGGATGCACGTTTCAGGGGGCAACCTGTCGTGCGTGTTCGGTTCGATTCGCCTCGACCTGCGCGAGGCGGTGCTCGCCGCGCCGGAGGTGAAGCTCGAGTTCTTCGTCCTTTTTGGTGGCGTCGAGCTGCGCGTCCCCGCCTCGTGGCGCGTCCTGAGCGACGCGCAGCCGATTCTGGGCAGCGTCGACGAGGTCGGGGTGCCGCCCGCGCTCTCGGACGCTTCGCCGACGCTGCGCCTGAGCGGCACGGTCATCTTCGGCGAGCTCGAGCTCGAGCGCTTCTAA
- a CDS encoding CPBP family glutamic-type intramembrane protease: MRSRLVRAARTWPGVRGWGETLLALAVFAALALPLGRWGGLLEASAALPPGAALRVVLRAFFVPSALEEILFRVLPPPRWALPALGAYVLTHPLNALFVRGARDVFLNPLFLLLTLLLGALCSLLYRRTGSLWPPVVLHWAVVSVWLPWGGAAALG, translated from the coding sequence GTGAGGTCGCGCCTCGTGCGCGCCGCCCGCACCTGGCCGGGGGTGCGGGGCTGGGGGGAGACGCTCCTGGCGCTCGCGGTCTTCGCCGCGCTCGCGCTGCCCCTGGGACGTTGGGGTGGGCTGCTCGAGGCATCCGCCGCGCTCCCCCCCGGAGCGGCCCTGAGAGTCGTTCTGCGCGCCTTTTTCGTACCGAGCGCGCTTGAAGAGATCCTCTTTCGGGTGCTCCCGCCACCCCGCTGGGCGCTCCCCGCACTCGGCGCCTACGTGCTCACGCACCCGCTCAACGCCCTTTTCGTGCGGGGGGCGCGGGACGTCTTTTTGAACCCCCTCTTCTTGCTGCTGACGCTCCTTCTGGGGGCGCTCTGCAGCCTCCTCTACCGCCGCACGGGGTCGCTCTGGCCGCCCGTGGTGCTGCACTGGGCGGTGGTGAGCGTCTGGCTCCCCTGGGGGGGCGCGGCGGCGCTCGGATAG
- a CDS encoding DUF418 domain-containing protein, with the protein MTAPSTPSKTDPLFAPAVPETRFVTLDILRGFALFGVLLVNMLMFSYLAPLYPPLAAPGLGPLERAAEWVIVTFAEGSFYPIFAFLFGLGFALQLRKGEGVVPLYRRRLFVLLGIGVLHAVFVWLGDILVTYALVGFLLLPFRNRSDRTLLLWVVGGTLYTFIAFYVLTLFGGNALPPELLAQLEGLYRTGSYAELTLVRLSWLFLNLTNLLVVFPQILALFLLGLLVGRRGVLQDPEAHAPLLRRTFGVTLAVGLPLVLLRGAALARGGSTPLFEALDVAIGSPALGFAYLSGLALLLRAARWQARLGPLAAVGRTALSNYLAQSLICTLLFYPYGLGLFGRVGPAWGIVLTLALFAAQIVLSNLWLQRYRYGLAEWVWRALTYQARPALRRGV; encoded by the coding sequence ATGACTGCCCCTTCCACCCCCTCGAAGACCGACCCCCTCTTCGCCCCCGCCGTCCCCGAAACCCGCTTCGTCACCCTCGACATCCTGCGCGGGTTCGCCCTGTTTGGCGTGTTGCTCGTCAACATGCTCATGTTCTCCTACCTTGCGCCGCTCTACCCGCCGCTGGCCGCGCCCGGTCTCGGTCCCCTCGAGCGCGCCGCCGAGTGGGTGATCGTCACCTTCGCCGAGGGGTCGTTTTACCCGATCTTCGCCTTTTTGTTCGGCCTCGGCTTCGCGCTGCAGCTGCGCAAGGGCGAGGGGGTCGTGCCCCTCTACCGGCGGCGTCTTTTCGTCCTGCTCGGTATCGGGGTGCTGCACGCCGTCTTCGTCTGGTTGGGCGACATCTTGGTCACGTACGCGCTCGTGGGCTTTTTGCTGCTCCCTTTTCGGAACCGCTCGGACCGGACGCTGCTCCTATGGGTCGTGGGCGGGACGCTCTACACCTTCATCGCCTTTTACGTGCTCACCCTTTTCGGTGGCAACGCGCTGCCGCCCGAACTCCTCGCGCAGCTCGAGGGGCTCTACCGCACGGGCAGCTACGCCGAGCTGACGCTCGTGCGCCTCAGCTGGCTGTTTCTCAACCTCACGAACCTGCTCGTGGTCTTTCCGCAGATTTTGGCGCTCTTTCTGCTCGGGCTCCTCGTCGGGCGGCGGGGGGTGCTCCAGGACCCCGAGGCGCACGCGCCTCTGCTGCGCCGCACCTTTGGGGTGACCCTCGCGGTCGGTCTACCGCTCGTGCTGCTGCGCGGCGCGGCGCTCGCCCGGGGGGGCAGCACGCCGCTTTTCGAGGCGCTCGACGTCGCCATCGGCAGCCCCGCCCTCGGCTTCGCCTACCTCTCGGGGCTCGCGCTGCTTTTGCGCGCCGCGCGGTGGCAAGCGCGTCTGGGGCCGCTCGCCGCCGTCGGGCGCACCGCCCTCAGCAACTACCTGGCGCAGTCCCTGATCTGCACGCTCCTCTTCTACCCCTACGGTTTAGGGCTTTTCGGCCGCGTCGGGCCGGCGTGGGGCATCGTGCTCACCCTGGCGCTCTTCGCCGCGCAGATCGTGCTCAGCAACCTCTGGTTGCAGCGCTACCGCTACGGGCTCGCCGAGTGGGTCTGGCGGGCTCTGACCTACCAAGCGCGTCCGGCGCTGCGGCGGGGGGTCTAA
- a CDS encoding DUF418 domain-containing protein, with protein MLTPPTPPDAPTAPEGRLAVIDIVRGVALLGIFTVNMLFFSSPAGYFGLTRTWPGELNWWLEAAVRTFFQGAFYALFSFLFGLGFALQLRRGRAALPRFRRRLLVLLGIGALHASLIWYGDILLSYAAAGFVLAPFAFRRTGVVIAGAALFFTLSSGSYLGFWDLGFAGRAPWLTLAAFDRTFGEGTYPEVVAYQLRLLGREVLNFPSFLPTVLWLFLLGLLAGRHEVFARPNRRLWLWVLAAALPLALIFKGFYATWLLTGTRHPFSLAFSFALGGPALMFVYLALLNLLLARARWRQRLGFFGAAGRMALSNYLAQSLICTLIFNGYGLGYWGELGLTVTLPLALAIFALQAVFSVLWLRHFRFGPAEWVWRSLTYGAPQPLRHARAGS; from the coding sequence GTGCTCACCCCCCCCACCCCCCCCGACGCCCCGACCGCACCCGAGGGGCGGCTCGCGGTCATTGACATCGTGCGCGGCGTCGCGCTCTTGGGCATCTTCACCGTCAACATGCTGTTTTTCAGCTCCCCGGCGGGGTACTTCGGACTCACCCGCACCTGGCCGGGGGAGCTTAACTGGTGGCTCGAGGCCGCCGTGCGCACCTTTTTTCAGGGGGCGTTCTACGCCCTCTTCTCCTTTCTCTTCGGGCTCGGCTTCGCGTTGCAGCTGCGGCGCGGGCGCGCGGCGCTGCCGCGCTTTCGCCGCCGCTTGCTGGTGCTTTTGGGCATCGGCGCGCTCCACGCGAGCTTGATCTGGTACGGCGACATCCTGCTGAGCTACGCGGCGGCGGGGTTTGTGCTCGCGCCCTTTGCCTTTCGCCGCACCGGGGTGGTCATCGCCGGCGCCGCCCTCTTTTTCACGCTCTCGAGCGGTTCGTACCTGGGTTTTTGGGACCTCGGGTTCGCGGGGCGCGCGCCGTGGCTGACGCTCGCCGCTTTCGACCGGACCTTCGGCGAGGGGACGTACCCCGAGGTCGTCGCGTACCAGCTCCGCCTCCTCGGGCGCGAGGTGCTCAACTTCCCGAGCTTTCTACCGACCGTGTTGTGGCTGTTTCTCCTAGGGCTCCTGGCGGGACGCCACGAGGTCTTCGCCCGCCCCAACCGCCGCCTCTGGCTCTGGGTGCTCGCCGCCGCCCTGCCCTTGGCGCTCATCTTCAAGGGGTTTTACGCCACCTGGCTGCTCACTGGGACGCGGCACCCCTTCTCGCTCGCCTTTTCGTTCGCCCTCGGCGGGCCCGCGCTGATGTTCGTCTACCTCGCCCTCTTGAACCTGCTCCTGGCGCGCGCGCGGTGGCGGCAGCGCCTCGGCTTTTTCGGCGCCGCGGGGCGCATGGCGCTCAGCAACTACCTCGCCCAGTCGCTCATCTGCACGCTCATCTTTAACGGTTACGGGCTCGGTTACTGGGGGGAGTTGGGCCTCACCGTCACGCTCCCCTTGGCGCTCGCCATCTTCGCCCTGCAGGCGGTCTTTAGCGTCCTCTGGTTGCGGCACTTCCGCTTCGGCCCCGCCGAGTGGGTCTGGCGCAGCCTCACCTACGGCGCGCCCCAACCGCTGCGCCACGCGCGCGCGGGGTCGTGA
- a CDS encoding glycosyltransferase: MSPPATALWWLVTLFLGVQLAVLLINAATFPVLAPAEPVRRRRVSLLVPARNEAATLPETLPGLLAQGAAEVIVLDDNSTDDTLRVLQGFAAEHPQLRVLRGEPLPAGWGGKNWACYQLAGAASGELVVFTDADVFWERGALGALLAFAERHDAVYASVWPRQRTHTLFERLTVPLIDLILLGYLPYPAVRRTRDAAFSAGNGQCMLWTRSAYLQVGGHRAFRDEVLEDVRMGQRAKGKGLKVALALGGELLSTRMYRSAEETVAGFSKNIVAAHGGRPQLVASLLLNTLAYTLAWPLSLWHPLWLVPAAMGAFQRALTCFKTRRSPLEAFLQPLMAFPLWRVGWRALLSRTYTWKGRTYGGAS, encoded by the coding sequence GTGAGCCCGCCTGCGACGGCGCTGTGGTGGCTCGTGACGCTCTTTTTGGGCGTGCAGCTCGCCGTGCTGCTCATCAACGCCGCGACGTTTCCCGTCCTCGCGCCCGCCGAGCCGGTGCGCCGGCGCCGCGTGTCGCTCCTCGTCCCCGCGCGCAACGAAGCGGCGACCCTGCCGGAGACGCTCCCCGGCCTCCTGGCCCAGGGCGCGGCGGAGGTGATCGTCCTGGACGACAACTCCACGGACGACACGCTGCGGGTGTTGCAGGGCTTCGCCGCCGAGCACCCGCAGCTCAGGGTCTTGCGGGGCGAGCCCCTACCGGCGGGGTGGGGGGGGAAGAACTGGGCCTGCTACCAGCTCGCGGGGGCGGCCTCGGGCGAGCTGGTGGTGTTTACCGACGCCGACGTCTTCTGGGAGCGGGGGGCTTTGGGCGCGCTCCTCGCCTTTGCCGAACGCCACGACGCGGTGTACGCGAGCGTCTGGCCGCGGCAGCGCACGCACACCCTCTTCGAGCGCCTCACGGTGCCCTTAATCGACCTTATCCTCCTGGGGTATCTGCCGTACCCCGCCGTGCGGCGCACCCGCGACGCGGCCTTTTCGGCGGGGAACGGCCAGTGCATGCTCTGGACGCGTTCGGCGTATCTGCAAGTCGGCGGTCACCGCGCCTTTCGGGACGAAGTTTTGGAGGACGTGCGTATGGGCCAGCGCGCCAAGGGCAAGGGGCTCAAGGTAGCCCTAGCGCTCGGCGGCGAGCTCCTCAGCACCCGCATGTACCGGAGCGCCGAGGAGACCGTCGCGGGCTTCTCCAAAAACATCGTGGCGGCCCATGGTGGGCGCCCGCAGCTCGTGGCGTCACTTTTGCTCAACACCCTCGCCTACACGCTCGCGTGGCCCCTGTCGCTCTGGCACCCGCTCTGGTTGGTGCCGGCGGCGATGGGCGCCTTTCAGCGCGCGCTCACCTGCTTTAAAACGCGCCGGAGCCCCCTGGAGGCGTTTTTGCAGCCCCTGATGGCCTTTCCCCTCTGGCGGGTGGGGTGGCGCGCGCTGCTGTCGCGCACCTACACCTGGAAGGGCCGCACCTACGGGGGGGCGTCGTGA
- a CDS encoding ABC transporter substrate-binding protein, whose amino-acid sequence MSPRVVSLACSNTEIVCALGCADLLVGVDSHSDRPAEALAGLPRVGPDLQIDIAAVCALQPDLVLASLTVPGHERVVAGLEAAGLRYLAPQPVSLEDVYASIREIAHALGVAERGEALIHKMRAELVDCSAEAAPSVLVQWWNRPTIAPGRRSWVHDLLVLAGARNPLGEEEVRSRPLSDEEVAALDPDAIVVSWCGVDPRKYRPEVVRRNPAWQGVRAVQRGAVFCVPEAYLGRPGPGLVAGYRALREIVEVVRADRQPVT is encoded by the coding sequence GTGAGCCCTCGCGTGGTCTCGCTCGCCTGCTCGAACACCGAGATCGTCTGCGCGCTCGGCTGCGCGGACTTGCTCGTCGGCGTGGACAGCCACTCGGACCGGCCCGCCGAAGCCTTGGCCGGTCTGCCGCGCGTCGGGCCGGACTTGCAGATCGACATCGCGGCCGTGTGCGCGCTTCAGCCCGACCTGGTGCTCGCCTCGCTGACGGTACCGGGGCACGAGCGGGTGGTCGCGGGCCTCGAGGCGGCGGGGCTACGGTACCTCGCGCCCCAGCCCGTGAGCCTGGAGGACGTCTACGCCAGCATCCGCGAGATCGCGCACGCCCTGGGGGTAGCCGAACGGGGGGAGGCGCTCATCCATAAGATGCGCGCCGAGCTCGTCGACTGCAGCGCAGAGGCGGCGCCCAGCGTCCTCGTGCAGTGGTGGAACCGCCCGACGATCGCGCCGGGGCGCCGGAGCTGGGTGCACGACCTCTTGGTGCTGGCCGGCGCGCGCAACCCGCTCGGGGAAGAGGAGGTTAGGAGCCGCCCGCTCTCCGATGAGGAGGTCGCCGCGCTCGACCCCGACGCCATCGTCGTGTCGTGGTGCGGGGTCGACCCGCGCAAGTACCGCCCCGAGGTGGTGCGGCGCAACCCCGCGTGGCAAGGGGTGCGGGCGGTGCAGCGCGGGGCCGTGTTCTGCGTCCCCGAAGCCTACCTGGGGCGCCCCGGGCCGGGGCTCGTGGCGGGCTACCGGGCGCTCCGCGAGATCGTGGAGGTGGTTCGTGCGGATCGTCAGCCTGTTACCTAG
- a CDS encoding WD40 repeat domain-containing protein: MNRSVARLALAPLLGLAGCLIGSPEALDFANDPRILRGSYRGVVDARTSSATIALSADSRLLAMSAGDGLAAVQLWDVQTQTAVKGLGRLPDEAFFSGAADVAISADGARVANLFLDRVQLWDTVTGTERYRLDAGPALGPCSYACLQRLELSARADLLAVAGGDRPRVALYEGEAGALLSVLEAPGSTVEELAMSPGGERLAVLTSDYTDANDNQPFYLQVWSPLDASAPGAAHLAFTGSSRWPQRLALALSADGSTLAFTGDAKVRVIDLQTRAETVLPLPHDTQSLALSPGGEQLAVGHFRPNGRAALKVYEVASGRMLADHDGPASVRWSDDGRFLLVVGAAEPADAGAPHNQIPEDSGAPKLLRADDLATVGHFENGELHRLELEATPTYVTAQHYRVAGTVRVDGGAGAPFSGTVRGSEAQRYLAPRARLPNPAELTLELAGYPWVLHGFQDWEQDETESRPGGVALSHQKLGSWEGYAEIAGETSTAFYPFYLERAE; this comes from the coding sequence ATGAACCGTTCGGTTGCAAGGTTGGCCCTTGCGCCCCTACTGGGGTTGGCGGGCTGCTTGATTGGCTCTCCGGAGGCGCTCGACTTCGCCAATGACCCGCGCATCCTCCGCGGCAGCTACCGCGGGGTCGTGGACGCCCGCACCTCGTCTGCTACCATAGCGCTCTCCGCCGACAGCCGCCTGTTGGCGATGAGCGCGGGCGACGGGCTCGCGGCCGTGCAGCTCTGGGACGTTCAAACCCAGACGGCCGTCAAGGGGCTGGGGAGGCTACCCGACGAAGCGTTCTTCTCGGGCGCCGCAGACGTCGCCATCAGCGCCGACGGCGCACGCGTCGCCAACCTCTTCCTCGACCGCGTGCAGCTCTGGGACACGGTGACGGGCACCGAGCGCTACCGCCTGGACGCCGGTCCGGCTTTGGGGCCTTGCAGCTATGCGTGCTTGCAGCGGCTCGAGCTGAGCGCCCGCGCCGACCTCCTCGCCGTCGCGGGCGGCGACCGCCCACGCGTCGCCCTCTACGAGGGGGAGGCGGGGGCGCTCCTCAGCGTGCTCGAGGCCCCCGGCAGCACCGTCGAGGAGCTCGCCATGAGCCCAGGCGGGGAGCGCCTCGCGGTGCTGACCAGCGACTACACGGACGCGAACGACAACCAACCCTTTTACCTCCAGGTGTGGAGCCCGCTCGACGCGAGCGCGCCGGGCGCGGCGCACCTCGCCTTTACGGGCTCGAGCCGCTGGCCCCAACGCCTGGCGCTCGCTTTGAGCGCGGACGGCAGCACGCTCGCTTTCACCGGCGACGCCAAGGTGCGCGTCATCGACCTCCAGACACGGGCCGAAACGGTGCTCCCGCTGCCCCACGACACCCAGTCGCTGGCGCTGAGCCCGGGCGGGGAGCAGCTCGCGGTCGGCCACTTCCGCCCGAATGGGCGCGCGGCCCTGAAGGTTTACGAGGTCGCAAGTGGGCGCATGCTGGCCGACCACGACGGCCCCGCCTCCGTGCGGTGGAGCGACGACGGGCGTTTTCTGCTCGTCGTCGGCGCCGCCGAACCCGCAGACGCTGGGGCCCCACACAACCAGATCCCCGAGGATAGCGGAGCGCCCAAGCTGCTGCGCGCCGACGACCTCGCCACCGTCGGCCACTTTGAAAACGGAGAGCTCCACAGGCTCGAGCTAGAGGCCACCCCCACCTACGTGACGGCGCAGCACTACCGCGTCGCCGGCACCGTCCGCGTCGACGGGGGCGCCGGGGCGCCCTTTTCCGGCACCGTCCGGGGCAGCGAAGCGCAGCGGTACCTGGCGCCTCGGGCGCGCCTACCGAATCCTGCCGAGTTGACGCTCGAGCTGGCGGGCTACCCCTGGGTGCTGCACGGCTTTCAGGATTGGGAGCAGGACGAAACCGAAAGCCGCCCCGGCGGTGTAGCTCTCAGCCACCAGAAGCTCGGGTCGTGGGAGGGCTACGCCGAGATCGCCGGGGAGACCAGCACGGCCTTCTACCCGTTCTACCTCGAGCGCGCCGAATAG